In one Mastacembelus armatus chromosome 19, fMasArm1.2, whole genome shotgun sequence genomic region, the following are encoded:
- the LOC113135075 gene encoding leucine-rich repeat-containing protein 17 isoform X2 encodes MSARGCTVLVMPLLPLTLNAMLSFRLCPSPCLCYDSSDLVDCRSRGLLWVPPSVPHGTWLLDLSGNKLTEVRTRSFKGLWSLKILLMSNNSIQSLQPQSLSSLQFLERLDLSFNQLHWLPQDFSQSLSSLLELRLDHNQLHHLDSTSLGDFENLRKLDLSYNRIRTIDVRAFCSLSQLNLLSLQGNRLNVLTDGLLSRQQGLEVLLLSHNNISVIETMALAPLRSLTLLGLQGNQLEHIKFRTFLQLQTTSTHLQMSFNPWSCDCELHRVFSKIQHVRHLHVEDYRNIICHTPAQQAGNSLASLGSQLCMAETASVLVITATVTLAVIGALVKAEHNRKNKPTVSDTESQR; translated from the exons ATGTCTGCACGTGGCTGCACAGTGCTTGTGATGCCTCTGCTGCCTCTCACTCTGAACGCCATGCTCAGCTTCAGGCTGTGTCCCAGCCCCTGCCTGTGCTATGACTCTTCTGACCTGGTGGACTGCAGATCTCGTGGGCTGCTGTGGGTCCCTCCCAGTGTACCTCATGGAACCTGGCTGCTGGATCTTAGCGGGAACAAGCTGACAGAGGTACGCACCAGATCCTTCAAAGGGCTGTGGTCACTCAAGATCCTCCTGATGTCCAACAATAGCATCCAAAGTCTGCAGCCACAG TCTCTCTCATCACTGCAGTTTCTGGAGAGGCTGGACCTGAGCTTTAACCAGCTGCACTGGCTTCCTCAGGACTTCTCACAGAGTCTGAGCTCCCTCCTGGAGCTGCGACTGGACCACAACCAGCTGCACCACCTGGACTCTACCTCACTGGGTGATTTTGAAAACCTCAGGAAACTGGACCTCAGTTACAACCGCATTCGGACAATAGACGTCAGAGCTTTCTGCAGCCTGTCTCAACTGAATCTGCTCAGCCTACAAGGAAACAGGCTGAATGTGCTTACAGATGGCCTACTGAGCAGGCAGCAAGGCCTGGAGGTCCTGCTGCTCAGCCACAATAACATCTCAGTGATTGAGACAATGGCTCTAGCTCCTTTGCGGAGTCTGACTCTGCTGGGTCTTCAGGGAAACCAGCTGGAACACATCAAGTTCAGGACGTTCCTGCAGCTCCAGACTACCAGCACCCACCTTCAGATGTCCTTTAACCCCTGGTCTTGTGACTGCGAGCTGCATCGCGTCTTCAGCAAGATCCAGCATGTTCGACATCTGCACGTGGAGGATTACAGGAACATCATCTGTCACACTCCCGCTCAGCAAGCTGGGAACTCCCTGGCCTCACTGGGGAGCCAGCTGTGCATGGCTGAGACGGCATCGGTGCTCGTCATCACTGCCACTGTGACGCTTGCTGTGATTGGTGCTCTGGTCAAAGCTGAGCACAATCGGAAGAACAAGCCAACTGTAAGTGATACAGAGTCACAGAGGTGA
- the LOC113135075 gene encoding leucine-rich repeat-containing protein 17 isoform X1, whose amino-acid sequence MFFFLVSLKVLEINCCPLGDEEQRCEVFKTSVTRSKRTMSARGCTVLVMPLLPLTLNAMLSFRLCPSPCLCYDSSDLVDCRSRGLLWVPPSVPHGTWLLDLSGNKLTEVRTRSFKGLWSLKILLMSNNSIQSLQPQSLSSLQFLERLDLSFNQLHWLPQDFSQSLSSLLELRLDHNQLHHLDSTSLGDFENLRKLDLSYNRIRTIDVRAFCSLSQLNLLSLQGNRLNVLTDGLLSRQQGLEVLLLSHNNISVIETMALAPLRSLTLLGLQGNQLEHIKFRTFLQLQTTSTHLQMSFNPWSCDCELHRVFSKIQHVRHLHVEDYRNIICHTPAQQAGNSLASLGSQLCMAETASVLVITATVTLAVIGALVKAEHNRKNKPTVSDTESQR is encoded by the exons atgtttttctttctggtttCTCTGAAGGTGCTTGAAATTAACTGTTGTCCACTTGGGGACGAAGAGCAGCGGTGTGAAGTCTTTAAAACAT CAGTGACCAGGTCCAAACGGACGATGTCTGCACGTGGCTGCACAGTGCTTGTGATGCCTCTGCTGCCTCTCACTCTGAACGCCATGCTCAGCTTCAGGCTGTGTCCCAGCCCCTGCCTGTGCTATGACTCTTCTGACCTGGTGGACTGCAGATCTCGTGGGCTGCTGTGGGTCCCTCCCAGTGTACCTCATGGAACCTGGCTGCTGGATCTTAGCGGGAACAAGCTGACAGAGGTACGCACCAGATCCTTCAAAGGGCTGTGGTCACTCAAGATCCTCCTGATGTCCAACAATAGCATCCAAAGTCTGCAGCCACAG TCTCTCTCATCACTGCAGTTTCTGGAGAGGCTGGACCTGAGCTTTAACCAGCTGCACTGGCTTCCTCAGGACTTCTCACAGAGTCTGAGCTCCCTCCTGGAGCTGCGACTGGACCACAACCAGCTGCACCACCTGGACTCTACCTCACTGGGTGATTTTGAAAACCTCAGGAAACTGGACCTCAGTTACAACCGCATTCGGACAATAGACGTCAGAGCTTTCTGCAGCCTGTCTCAACTGAATCTGCTCAGCCTACAAGGAAACAGGCTGAATGTGCTTACAGATGGCCTACTGAGCAGGCAGCAAGGCCTGGAGGTCCTGCTGCTCAGCCACAATAACATCTCAGTGATTGAGACAATGGCTCTAGCTCCTTTGCGGAGTCTGACTCTGCTGGGTCTTCAGGGAAACCAGCTGGAACACATCAAGTTCAGGACGTTCCTGCAGCTCCAGACTACCAGCACCCACCTTCAGATGTCCTTTAACCCCTGGTCTTGTGACTGCGAGCTGCATCGCGTCTTCAGCAAGATCCAGCATGTTCGACATCTGCACGTGGAGGATTACAGGAACATCATCTGTCACACTCCCGCTCAGCAAGCTGGGAACTCCCTGGCCTCACTGGGGAGCCAGCTGTGCATGGCTGAGACGGCATCGGTGCTCGTCATCACTGCCACTGTGACGCTTGCTGTGATTGGTGCTCTGGTCAAAGCTGAGCACAATCGGAAGAACAAGCCAACTGTAAGTGATACAGAGTCACAGAGGTGA